In Neisseria animalis, a single window of DNA contains:
- a CDS encoding DNA glycosylase gives MPEIETHPFPPVLPPQATVMMMGTFPPKDDKRAMQFHYPNFQNDMWRVFGRIFFDDADYFKRPSAKAFDGDKITAFLNERGIASCPTVWKAIRTQDNASDKFLQVVEAVPLADVLKQMPDCRHICTTGGKATEILLGLSDSKIKLPKTGETIDFPFANRKLTLTRLPSTSRAYPLSLDKKTAAYRAFFEFAGLL, from the coding sequence ATGCCCGAAATCGAAACCCACCCCTTCCCGCCCGTTTTACCGCCCCAAGCCACGGTCATGATGATGGGTACGTTTCCCCCCAAAGACGACAAACGCGCCATGCAGTTTCACTATCCGAATTTCCAAAATGATATGTGGCGCGTGTTCGGGCGTATCTTTTTTGACGATGCGGATTATTTCAAAAGGCCGTCTGCAAAAGCATTTGACGGCGATAAAATTACCGCTTTTCTCAACGAACGCGGCATTGCCTCCTGCCCCACCGTTTGGAAAGCCATACGCACTCAAGACAATGCGTCCGACAAATTCCTGCAAGTTGTCGAAGCCGTACCGCTGGCAGATGTGTTAAAGCAGATGCCGGATTGCCGCCATATCTGCACCACCGGCGGCAAGGCAACGGAAATCCTGCTTGGACTGTCGGATAGCAAAATCAAGCTGCCGAAAACCGGCGAAACCATCGATTTTCCGTTTGCCAATAGAAAACTGACTCTGACACGCCTACCCTCTACTTCACGCGCCTATCCCTTGAGTTTGGATAAAAAAACCGCCGCATATCGGGCATTTTTTGAATTTGCCGGGCTGCTGTAA
- a CDS encoding phosphoribosylanthranilate isomerase, translated as MTVRTKICGITRPEDARAAAQAGADAVGLVFYAKSKRAVTIAQAQAVVNALPPFISVVALFVNETADTIRKILRQVPIDVIQFHGDEDDDFCRQFDRPYLKAVRVRGAADIQTASARFPHARAILFDAYHPEEYGGTGLQFDWNLLREYTGKPWILAGGLTPENVAEAVRISGAAAVDVSGGVEERGGVKDHAKIRAFVGAVS; from the coding sequence ATGACCGTCCGTACCAAAATCTGCGGCATTACCCGCCCTGAAGACGCACGAGCCGCCGCGCAAGCCGGTGCCGATGCAGTCGGCTTGGTGTTTTACGCCAAAAGCAAACGCGCCGTAACCATTGCCCAAGCGCAAGCCGTCGTGAATGCGCTGCCGCCTTTCATCAGCGTAGTCGCTTTGTTTGTCAACGAAACGGCGGACACCATCCGCAAGATTTTGCGCCAAGTGCCCATTGATGTGATTCAGTTTCACGGCGATGAAGACGATGATTTCTGCCGCCAATTCGACCGCCCCTATCTCAAAGCCGTGCGCGTGCGCGGAGCAGCCGATATTCAGACGGCCTCGGCGCGTTTTCCCCACGCCCGGGCCATTTTGTTCGATGCGTACCACCCCGAAGAATACGGCGGCACGGGCTTGCAGTTTGATTGGAACTTATTGCGCGAATACACAGGCAAGCCGTGGATACTCGCCGGCGGCCTGACTCCCGAAAACGTCGCCGAAGCTGTCCGCATCAGCGGCGCAGCGGCGGTGGACGTATCCGGCGGCGTGGAAGAGCGCGGCGGGGTGAAAGACCATGCGAAGATTAGGGCGTTTGTCGGGGCGGTTTCGTGA
- the pssA gene encoding CDP-diacylglycerol--serine O-phosphatidyltransferase → MNPENPNPLPPRASLRQNSIYLLPNSFTIAALFSAFYAITQSMHGKYEVAAIAVFISMLLDGMDGRVARWTNSQSAFGEQLDSLADMVSFGVAPALIAYKWQLWQFGQVGYSVAFIYCACAALRLALFNTLIGKVDKRWFIGIPSPTAAALIVGLIWVNHSVERFPAVEWWALGITLFAGISMIVQIPFWSFKEINIRRKVPFMGMVGAVLVLLLVTWEPSLVLFLFFFGYSLSGYVMALRRLLGKRKAV, encoded by the coding sequence ATGAACCCTGAAAACCCGAATCCGCTTCCGCCGCGCGCATCGTTGCGGCAGAACAGTATTTATCTGCTGCCTAATTCGTTTACGATTGCGGCATTATTTTCAGCTTTCTACGCCATTACCCAATCTATGCACGGCAAATATGAAGTGGCGGCGATTGCGGTGTTTATTTCCATGCTGCTGGACGGCATGGACGGCCGCGTGGCGCGCTGGACCAACAGCCAAAGCGCTTTCGGCGAGCAGCTCGACAGCTTGGCGGATATGGTCAGTTTCGGCGTTGCTCCTGCGCTGATTGCTTATAAATGGCAGCTTTGGCAGTTTGGGCAGGTCGGTTATTCGGTGGCTTTTATTTATTGTGCGTGTGCCGCGTTGCGTTTGGCGTTGTTCAATACTTTAATCGGTAAGGTGGACAAACGCTGGTTTATCGGCATTCCCAGCCCGACGGCGGCGGCGTTGATTGTCGGGCTGATTTGGGTAAACCACAGCGTCGAGCGTTTTCCCGCGGTGGAATGGTGGGCTTTGGGCATTACGTTGTTTGCCGGTATTTCGATGATTGTGCAGATTCCGTTTTGGAGTTTTAAAGAAATCAATATCCGCCGCAAAGTGCCGTTTATGGGCATGGTCGGGGCGGTGCTGGTGCTGCTGTTGGTCACTTGGGAACCTTCGCTGGTGCTGTTTCTGTTTTTCTTCGGTTACAGCCTGTCGGGTTATGTGATGGCGTTGCGCCGTCTGCTGGGCAAACGCAAGGCCGTCTGA
- a CDS encoding sulfite exporter TauE/SafE family protein, producing the protein MWQWDIVPVMLAVGALSGLTAGLFGVGGGLVLVPAMLWIFQLQGWEGAHSQHVAIGTAFAVMVCTTLSGVWAQHKRQAVDWKTVGLMVPGMVCGTLAGSMVAKYLPNDVLQVFFIVFAVAMAVKVLADVKPKPSRSLPNKAALAGIGGVFGMVSSWVGIGGGSLSVPFLLYCNVPVHRAVGTSSGLAWPIALAGALGYLVAGWYVEGLPDGTLGFWYLPAVAILGATTVLFAPVGVKLAHRLPDKRLKQAFGCLLLFIALRMLWRMWTE; encoded by the coding sequence ATGTGGCAATGGGATATCGTGCCGGTTATGCTGGCGGTCGGTGCGCTGTCGGGGCTGACGGCAGGATTGTTCGGGGTCGGCGGCGGTTTGGTTTTGGTACCGGCCATGTTGTGGATTTTCCAGCTTCAGGGTTGGGAAGGGGCACACAGCCAGCACGTTGCCATCGGTACGGCGTTTGCGGTCATGGTGTGTACGACCTTGTCCGGCGTTTGGGCGCAGCATAAAAGGCAGGCGGTAGACTGGAAAACGGTAGGGCTGATGGTGCCGGGCATGGTGTGCGGGACGCTGGCGGGTTCGATGGTGGCGAAATATCTGCCGAATGATGTTTTGCAGGTGTTTTTTATCGTGTTTGCCGTTGCGATGGCGGTTAAGGTGTTGGCGGATGTCAAACCCAAACCTTCGCGCAGTTTGCCGAACAAAGCGGCTTTGGCGGGAATCGGCGGTGTGTTCGGCATGGTTTCCAGTTGGGTCGGTATCGGCGGCGGTTCGCTTTCCGTACCGTTTTTATTGTATTGCAATGTGCCGGTACACCGCGCGGTTGGTACATCTTCGGGCTTGGCATGGCCGATTGCGCTGGCGGGGGCTTTGGGCTATCTGGTTGCGGGTTGGTATGTGGAAGGATTGCCCGACGGGACTTTGGGTTTTTGGTATCTTCCGGCGGTGGCGATTTTGGGCGCGACAACGGTATTGTTTGCGCCTGTCGGGGTCAAATTGGCGCACCGTTTGCCGGACAAGCGTTTGAAACAGGCGTTCGGTTGCCTGCTGCTGTTTATCGCGCTGCGGATGTTATGGCGTATGTGGACGGAATAA
- a CDS encoding bifunctional 4-hydroxy-2-oxoglutarate aldolase/2-dehydro-3-deoxy-phosphogluconate aldolase translates to MSQLTPREILSAGAVVPVMAVDDLHTAVDLAHALVAGGIPTLEITLRTPVAVEAIRLIAKEVPQAIVGAGTVTNSEQLKAVEDAGAVFAISPGLHESLAKASHNSGIPLIPGVATPGEVQLALEHGIDTLKLFPAEVVGGKAMLKALYGPYADVRFCPTGGITLESAPEYLALPNVLCVGGSWLTPKTAVQNKDWDTITRLAREAAALKTNA, encoded by the coding sequence ATGTCCCAACTCACTCCACGCGAAATCCTGAGCGCAGGTGCAGTCGTTCCCGTTATGGCGGTTGACGATTTGCACACCGCCGTCGATTTGGCACACGCCTTGGTAGCAGGCGGCATTCCCACCTTGGAAATCACCCTGCGTACTCCGGTTGCCGTCGAAGCCATCCGCCTGATTGCCAAAGAAGTACCGCAAGCCATTGTTGGCGCAGGTACTGTAACCAATTCCGAACAGCTCAAAGCAGTCGAAGATGCAGGCGCGGTATTTGCCATCAGCCCCGGCTTGCACGAATCTCTGGCCAAAGCCAGCCACAACAGCGGCATTCCTCTGATTCCCGGCGTTGCCACCCCGGGCGAAGTACAGCTGGCTTTGGAACACGGCATCGACACCCTCAAGCTCTTCCCTGCAGAAGTAGTCGGCGGCAAAGCCATGCTCAAAGCCCTCTACGGCCCTTATGCCGATGTCCGTTTCTGCCCCACCGGCGGCATTACGCTCGAATCCGCGCCCGAATACCTCGCCCTGCCGAATGTTTTGTGTGTAGGCGGCTCGTGGCTGACCCCGAAAACCGCCGTGCAAAACAAAGATTGGGATACCATCACCCGTCTCGCCCGTGAAGCCGCAGCGTTAAAAACCAACGCCTGA
- the edd gene encoding phosphogluconate dehydratase: MSTTPLHPKLAEITQRIIERSRPTREKYLAKIRNAKQQGHLERSQLGCSNLAHGYASMPKSIKIEMLQETVPNLGIVTTYNDMVSAHQPFKDFPDWIKDEAQKYGATAQVAGGAPAMCDGITQGYAGMELSLFSRDVIAMSTAIAMSHQMFDGSLYMGVCDKIVPGLMIGALSFGHIPGLFLPAGPMSSGIGNKEKARTRQLFAEGKVGREALLESEMGSYHSPGTCTFYGTANSNQMMMELMGVHLPAAAFVHPYTEMREALTRYGAAHLAQGIRNGTAKPFGEMLTEKSFINALIGLMATGGSTNHTMHLVAMARAAGVILNWNDFDEISSIIPLLIRVYPNGKADVNHFAAAGGLPFVIRELLDAGLLHDDVDTVVGRGMRHYTKEPFLIDGKLEWRDVPQESGNEEILRKADNPFSPDGGLRLMKGNIGRGVIKVSAIREGCRIIEAPAIVFNDQREVLEAFERGELERDFVCVVRYQGPRANGMPELHKLTPPLGILQDRGFKVALLTDGRMSGASGKVPAAIHITPEALMGGGIGKIRTGDLIRFDSVTGELNVLVSENEWNARETETADLNANRQGCGRELFANFRALASSAETGAMSFGGEFA, from the coding sequence ATGAGCACCACCCCACTCCACCCGAAATTAGCCGAGATAACTCAACGTATTATCGAGCGCAGCCGCCCTACCCGCGAAAAATACCTCGCCAAAATCCGCAATGCCAAACAGCAAGGCCATCTGGAACGCAGCCAACTCGGTTGCAGCAATTTGGCGCACGGTTATGCTTCCATGCCCAAATCCATCAAAATCGAAATGTTGCAGGAAACCGTACCGAACTTAGGCATCGTTACCACCTACAACGACATGGTTTCCGCACACCAGCCGTTTAAAGATTTCCCCGATTGGATTAAAGACGAAGCGCAGAAATACGGAGCAACCGCACAGGTTGCCGGCGGCGCACCCGCCATGTGCGACGGCATTACCCAAGGCTATGCCGGCATGGAGCTGTCGCTGTTTTCCCGCGATGTCATCGCCATGAGCACCGCAATCGCCATGTCGCACCAAATGTTCGACGGCAGTCTCTATATGGGTGTGTGCGACAAAATCGTTCCCGGCCTGATGATCGGTGCATTGTCGTTCGGCCACATTCCCGGCTTGTTCCTGCCGGCCGGCCCGATGTCCAGCGGCATCGGCAATAAAGAAAAAGCCCGTACCCGCCAATTATTTGCGGAAGGCAAAGTCGGCAGAGAGGCCTTGCTGGAAAGCGAAATGGGTTCATACCACAGCCCCGGCACCTGTACCTTTTACGGAACGGCCAATTCCAACCAAATGATGATGGAGCTGATGGGCGTACACCTGCCGGCCGCCGCCTTCGTCCACCCTTACACCGAAATGCGCGAAGCCCTTACCCGCTACGGTGCTGCACATCTGGCACAAGGTATCCGCAACGGCACGGCAAAACCTTTCGGCGAAATGCTGACGGAAAAATCATTTATCAACGCACTGATAGGCTTAATGGCCACCGGCGGCTCGACCAACCACACCATGCACTTGGTCGCCATGGCGCGTGCAGCCGGCGTGATTTTGAATTGGAACGATTTTGACGAAATCTCTTCCATTATTCCGCTCTTGATCCGCGTTTATCCGAACGGCAAAGCCGATGTCAACCACTTTGCCGCTGCCGGCGGTCTGCCTTTCGTTATCCGCGAGCTGCTGGATGCCGGCCTGCTGCATGACGATGTGGACACGGTAGTCGGTCGCGGTATGCGCCACTACACCAAAGAACCGTTCTTGATTGACGGCAAACTCGAATGGCGCGACGTGCCTCAAGAAAGCGGCAATGAAGAAATCCTGCGTAAAGCCGATAATCCGTTTTCACCCGACGGCGGTCTGCGCCTGATGAAAGGCAATATCGGCCGCGGGGTCATCAAAGTTTCCGCCATTCGTGAAGGCTGCCGCATCATCGAAGCGCCCGCCATCGTGTTCAACGACCAGCGCGAAGTATTGGAAGCATTCGAGCGTGGAGAACTCGAGCGTGATTTTGTCTGCGTGGTTCGTTACCAAGGCCCCCGCGCCAACGGTATGCCCGAATTGCACAAGCTCACGCCGCCTTTGGGTATTTTGCAAGACCGCGGCTTCAAAGTCGCCCTCCTTACCGACGGCCGAATGTCCGGCGCATCGGGCAAAGTGCCTGCCGCCATCCACATTACGCCCGAAGCACTGATGGGCGGCGGCATCGGCAAAATCCGCACCGGCGACTTAATCCGTTTCGATTCCGTAACCGGCGAATTAAATGTTTTGGTCAGCGAAAACGAATGGAACGCCCGCGAAACCGAAACCGCCGATTTAAACGCCAACCGGCAAGGTTGCGGCCGCGAACTGTTCGCCAACTTCCGCGCTCTGGCCAGCAGCGCAGAAACCGGCGCGATGAGCTTCGGCGGCGAGTTTGCCTGA